CTTCGTCGATGGCGGCTACAAGCAGGGCGTCATCGATTGGGCCAAAGCCATGTTCGGCTTTCTCCTGGAAGTCGTCAAACGACCGAACCTACCTCGGTTCGTCGTCTTGCCCAAACGCTGGATCGTCGAGCGCACCTTCGCGTGGCTTGCATGGCATCGAAGGCTTTCCAAGGATTTCGAGCATTCCCCCAAGTCCTCCGAAGCGATGGTTTACATCGCCTCCAGCTCCATCATGCTCAGGAAATTATACCCTTTGTAAACAGGTTCTTAGAAGTTACGCGGTTGCTGCCAAGGTATAAAGCGGGTTGACCAAATAGGCCCGCACGGCAGCCCGAATGATGGTGGTTTTCGCTTCAAACCAACTGATTCCGGTGCGATAGCAATGCGACTCCAAACGCAGGAAGGCCCGCAAACACAGGCCGATGTGGTTGCGCTGGGCGCGCGCGGCGCGAACTTGGGCACGTTCGATGCCACAGAACTGCTTAATGCCGCGATGGTAGTATTCGATAGTCCAGGCATAACCGGCCCAGCGTATCCGCATTGAGGCACTCATCTGGAGGTCGTTGCTGGCCCACCACTCAATGTCGTCGTCTGGGGCGACGATCTTGAACAGGCGGATCAGCCCGTAGCCTTTTAGATGGACGACGGTCCCGTGGGCATCGGTCTCAACCCGTGTCACCGGGCACAAGCCGCGCCGGTCGGGATTGACCACGCGGTTGGCTTTCAGCCGTGTCAGCCACACCCACCCGAA
This Gammaproteobacteria bacterium DNA region includes the following protein-coding sequences:
- a CDS encoding transposase encodes the protein GKHHAVVEGINLITLLWTDGDRHIPVDYRLYDKTGDALTKNDHFRALLETAHGRGFMPECVVFDSWYSSLENLKRVRDFGWVWLTRLKANRVVNPDRRGLCPVTRVETDAHGTVVHLKGYGLIRLFKIVAPDDDIEWWASNDLQMSASMRIRWAGYAWTIEYYHRGIKQFCGIERAQVRAARAQRNHIGLCLRAFLRLESHCYRTGISWFEAKTTIIRAAVRAYLVNPLYTLAATA